The proteins below come from a single Necator americanus strain Aroian chromosome V, whole genome shotgun sequence genomic window:
- a CDS encoding hypothetical protein (NECATOR_CHRV.G19399.T1) codes for MEPSTKLCISLLIFSPAFIYFLYAISKSPEVDTATFIPESDMIFVPQRFDLGEREEANLLADNSAYKLVPSEADSCISERLEFWHFEKENYEEARTYPRSRTPDAHCPCPGNVANIRGLPARGRSRPKKLVCHRQQHPVRLATHNVGTLTGRSRELADSLRKRRVDICCVQETRWKGSKSRELGDGYKLIFIYHGTSNRNGVGIILNESFRNSVTVVDRLSDRLMAAKVDTGEVELRVVSAYAPQVGCSGEEKVCFWEDLEQYVQSLEGEEVLLIGGDFNGYVGSRKDGFESCHGGYGYGARNDDGLRILEYVVASDMIIANTQYRKRKSHLITYTSGGRETQIDFRMLRRRDRRLLQNSKVIPTDHVAAQHHLLVMDLKISRPRKRHPRTETQRIKWWNLKDRKERYTLDRGKHSGKDYSRQAQGTKATWFWNEEVQAAIREKSKYKLWWKTLSKAKLDRYKAVYDMLDTREGERAVYRLVRARHRSTLDMEHTKIVKGADGAILRRSGQILERWREYYNHLCKEEFCHPPIPTVPSVEDPVLPITAVEVNAALAKMKSNKATGPDDIPADVWKPVWKGKEDIADCTSYRPIRLLCHTMKVFERVLEARLRKIVSVSLNQCEGRTCEGLQHYRCYPGCPDPPGETSREEPQCASCFSRSQESFRPCPT; via the exons ATGGAGCCCTCGACAAAACTGTGCATATCATTGTTGATATTCAGCCCTGCCTTCATATATTTCTTATATGCCATCTCTAAATCACCAGAAGTTGATACTGCG ACATTTATTCCTGAATCGGATATGATTTTCGTTCCGCAGCGATTTGACTTGGGTGAACGAGAGGAGGCGAATCTTTTAGCAGATAA TTCGGCCTATAAACTAGTGCCTTCGGAGGCAGATTCATGTATTTCTGAACGGTTAGAATTTTGgcattttgaaaaggaaaactaTGAGG aagctaggacGTACCCTAGAAGTCGTACCCCAGATGCGCATTGTCCTtgcccgggcaatgtggcaaatatacgagggctaccggctagaggacggagccggccaaagaagttagtctgccatcgccagcaacatccagtgcgcttggcaacacataacgttgggacgcttactggaagaagtcgtgaactggcagacagtctcagaaaacgccgtgttgacatatgttgtgtacaggagactcgctggaaaggctccaagtcaagggaattaggcgatggctacaagctcatcttcatctaccacggcacatcaaatcgcaatggcgttggtatcatattgaacgagtcgtttaggaACAGCGTCACAgtggtggatcgactatcggatcgcctgATGGCTGCAAAGGTAGACAcgggagaagtggaattgcgagtcgtctctgcttatgcgccacaggtgGGCTGTAGTGGAGAAGAGAAGgtgtgcttttgggaagatctggagcagtacgtccaatccctggaaggcgaagaagtacttctaatcggaggagacttcaacggatatgtcggttctcggaaagacgggttcgagagttgtcatggtggatacggttatggagctcgtaacgacgacgggttgcgaatcctggagtatgttGTTGCAAGTGAcatgatcattgctaacacgcagtatcggaaaagaaaatcgcacctgatcacgtacaccagcggcggtcgtgaaacacaaatagatttccgaatgttacgccgacgagatcgtcGACTTCTGCAgaattcaaaagtcatccctacagaccatgttgCTGCCCAACAtcatctgctcgttatggacttgaaaatctcccgtccaaggaagagacatccaaggactgaaacacagcgcatcaaatggtggaatctgaaggatcgaaaggag cgttatacgcttgaccgcggaaaacactctgggaaagactaCTCTAGGCAAGCCCAAGGTacaaaggctacgtggttttggaacgaggaagttcaggcggcaattcgtgagaagtctaagtataagctctggtggaagacac TCTCGAAGGCGAAGttggaccgctacaaggctgtgtacgacatgcttgataccagagaaggcgagcgggcagtgtatcgtctagtcagagcgcgtcatcgctcaacgttggatatggagcacaccaagatcgttaagggagctgatggagccattttgcgccgctctggtcagatcctggagaggtggcgagagtactacaatcacttgtgtaaagaagagttctgtcatcctcccatcccaactgttcccagcgtcgaggatcctgttctaccaattactgccgtcgaagtcaatgctgccctcgcaaaaatgaagtcgaacaaggcaaccggtcctgatgacatacctgctgatgtctggaagcctgtctggaaagggaaagaagacattgctgactgcacttcgtacaggcctatacgactgctgtgccacacgatgaaggtttttgagcgtgtcctggaagctcgtctgaggaaaattgtcagcgtttcactcaaccagtgcgaaGGAAGGacttgtgaaggactgcagcactatagatgctatccaggCTGTCCggatcctcctggagaaacatcgagagaagaaccgcagtgtgcatcttgcttttctcgatctcaagaaagctttcgaccgtgtcccacatga
- a CDS encoding hypothetical protein (NECATOR_CHRV.G19399.T2), whose amino-acid sequence MIFVPQRFDLGEREEANLLADKYNQNIWPREYIGEEVVRRFRCQAASLLVRQAGRGEHPCRATLLMSTMCSSEARTYPRSRTPDAHCPCPGNVANIRGLPARGRSRPKKLVCHRQQHPVRLATHNVGTLTGRSRELADSLRKRRVDICCVQETRWKGSKSRELGDGYKLIFIYHGTSNRNGVGIILNESFRNSVTVVDRLSDRLMAAKVDTGEVELRVVSAYAPQVGCSGEEKVCFWEDLEQYVQSLEGEEVLLIGGDFNGYVGSRKDGFESCHGGYGYGARNDDGLRILEYVVASDMIIANTQYRKRKSHLITYTSGGRETQIDFRMLRRRDRRLLQNSKVIPTDHVAAQHHLLVMDLKISRPRKRHPRTETQRIKWWNLKDRKERYTLDRGKHSGKDYSRQAQGTKATWFWNEEVQAAIREKSKYKLWWKTLSKAKLDRYKAVYDMLDTREGERAVYRLVRARHRSTLDMEHTKIVKGADGAILRRSGQILERWREYYNHLCKEEFCHPPIPTVPSVEDPVLPITAVEVNAALAKMKSNKATGPDDIPADVWKPVWKGKEDIADCTSYRPIRLLCHTMKVFERVLEARLRKIAVRILLEKHREKNRSVHLAFLDLKKAFDRVPHELLWMSMRSHRVPEEHVGWAKLLYAKPATVVRCAGFIPLTPAVHTVHGHDNEGNPKAASVDSTLCRRCHAHVEVSR is encoded by the exons ATGATTTTCGTTCCGCAGCGATTTGACTTGGGTGAACGAGAGGAGGCGAATCTTTTAGCAGATAA GTACAATCAGAACATCTGGCCACGAGAATACATAGG tgaggaggtagtacgtcgattccggtgccaggctgctagcttgctagtgcgacaagccggcCGAGGAGAACACCCCTGTCGCGCCACACTgttaatgtctactatgtgttcttcagaagctaggacGTACCCTAGAAGTCGTACCCCAGATGCGCATTGTCCTtgcccgggcaatgtggcaaatatacgagggctaccggctagaggacggagccggccaaagaagttagtctgccatcgccagcaacatccagtgcgcttggcaacacataacgttgggacgcttactggaagaagtcgtgaactggcagacagtctcagaaaacgccgtgttgacatatgttgtgtacaggagactcgctggaaaggctccaagtcaagggaattaggcgatggctacaagctcatcttcatctaccacggcacatcaaatcgcaatggcgttggtatcatattgaacgagtcgtttaggaACAGCGTCACAgtggtggatcgactatcggatcgcctgATGGCTGCAAAGGTAGACAcgggagaagtggaattgcgagtcgtctctgcttatgcgccacaggtgGGCTGTAGTGGAGAAGAGAAGgtgtgcttttgggaagatctggagcagtacgtccaatccctggaaggcgaagaagtacttctaatcggaggagacttcaacggatatgtcggttctcggaaagacgggttcgagagttgtcatggtggatacggttatggagctcgtaacgacgacgggttgcgaatcctggagtatgttGTTGCAAGTGAcatgatcattgctaacacgcagtatcggaaaagaaaatcgcacctgatcacgtacaccagcggcggtcgtgaaacacaaatagatttccgaatgttacgccgacgagatcgtcGACTTCTGCAgaattcaaaagtcatccctacagaccatgttgCTGCCCAACAtcatctgctcgttatggacttgaaaatctcccgtccaaggaagagacatccaaggactgaaacacagcgcatcaaatggtggaatctgaaggatcgaaaggag cgttatacgcttgaccgcggaaaacactctgggaaagactaCTCTAGGCAAGCCCAAGGTacaaaggctacgtggttttggaacgaggaagttcaggcggcaattcgtgagaagtctaagtataagctctggtggaagacac TCTCGAAGGCGAAGttggaccgctacaaggctgtgtacgacatgcttgataccagagaaggcgagcgggcagtgtatcgtctagtcagagcgcgtcatcgctcaacgttggatatggagcacaccaagatcgttaagggagctgatggagccattttgcgccgctctggtcagatcctggagaggtggcgagagtactacaatcacttgtgtaaagaagagttctgtcatcctcccatcccaactgttcccagcgtcgaggatcctgttctaccaattactgccgtcgaagtcaatgctgccctcgcaaaaatgaagtcgaacaaggcaaccggtcctgatgacatacctgctgatgtctggaagcctgtctggaaagggaaagaagacattgctgactgcacttcgtacaggcctatacgactgctgtgccacacgatgaaggtttttgagcgtgtcctggaagctcgtctgaggaaaatt gCTGTCCggatcctcctggagaaacatcgagagaagaaccgcagtgtgcatcttgcttttctcgatctcaagaaagctttcgaccgtgtcccacatgagctgttatggatgtccatgaggtcgcatagagtaccagaagaacaTGTGGGGTGGGCGAAgttgctttatgcgaagcctgccaccgttgtacgatgtgctgggttcatccctctcacccctgctgttcatactgtgcatggacacgataacgaaggaaatccaaaaGCAGCATctgtggactctactctttgccgacggtGTCATGCTCACGTCGAAGtttcgagatga
- a CDS encoding hypothetical protein (NECATOR_CHRV.G19400.T1) has protein sequence MWGGRSCFMRSLPPLYDVLGSSLSPLLFILCMDTITKEIQKQHLWTLLFADGVMLTSKFRDDLQKQVLEGSAAAIWIAPQHMVQFVSMAPN, from the coding sequence aTGTGGGGTGGGCGAAgttgctttatgcgaagcctgccaccgttgtacgatgtgctgggttcatccctctcacccctgctgttcatactgtgcatggacacgataacgaaggaaatccaaaaGCAGCATctgtggactctactctttgccgacggtGTCATGCTCACGTCGAAGtttcgagatgatcttcagaaacaagttttggaaggatcggctgcagcaatatggattgcacCTCAACacatggttcaattcgtgtcgatggcaccgaattaa
- a CDS encoding hypothetical protein (NECATOR_CHRV.G19401.T1) codes for MDEMENGNRRTVRQESPCSTEVEALQGGCASCCPLRMRVLADDESLGKSVARYGDADVEVDGGITLTEKVSNDTVRSIFGVVPITEKIKEARLKWFGPKIRWLDRVNLDVIDARLGTADAMDGSKWKTRSRKADPTTTWDKR; via the coding sequence atggatgaaatggaaaatggcaacaggcgtactgtgcgacaagaaagtccctgttcgactgaagtcgaagccCTACAGggcggttgtgcgtcctgttgccctttacggatgcgagtgctggccgacgacgaaagccttggaaagagtgttgcacgctatggagatgcggatgttgaggtggacgggGGTATAACGCTAACAGaaaaagtatccaacgacactgtacgctccatcttcggcgtcgtccctaTAACTGAGAAGATTAAGGAAGCGCGACTGAAATGGTTTGgtccaaagattcgctggttagaccgtgtgaaccTGGATGtgatagatgcgcgtttgggtacggctgatgcaatggatggaagcaaatggaagacaagaagcagaaaagcggaccctacAACAACgtgggacaaacgctag